ATAAAAAATAAAAAAAGTAATATGTACAGATGCTTTTTCATAAAGTATTTACAAGTTACTGTTTTTTTTACATAGAAAAATTTATTTATATTTATTAGTCTATGCGTTTAACTGAATTTGTTTTTATATTAATTTTAAAATGATTGGAAGGTGCTCCTTTAAGTGTTTTTTGAAATATTTTTGCCCACAACACAAAACTTTTATTATTCGTTTTCTCTAGCTCATTACAAACTATTCTGTATTGCTTCAACCTATTATCCCCAATATCTTTAACAGCTAATTCATCTGCATTTCTTAATCTGTAAAAATCATATATCATATCAAAGCCTGTCCATGTTTTAAAATCTGAAATAAGTAAATTATTAAGCATTAATTGTTTATTGGTTTCTAAACTATCTTTATTAACTTCTAATAAACCTTTACCTGAAAGTTTTAGAAAAGAGTCTAAAAAATCAGTAGGAAAATCTTTTTTTAAAAACCTAAGACGAACCAATTCTTTTAAATGCCATTCGGTAAAATCTTTATAATCTACAGATTTAAGAATATCTTTATTCCAAATTTTAACATGCTTTGTTGCTTCTAAATGAGTATATTCTTGTTCGTAAAAAGGGAATAAACTATTGAAATTTTCAACTGAATTTAAAACCACTGTCTCTACTTCAAACTCGAAATCAGAAAGAATATTAAGTATTTTATAAGCAGGCTTGTAGGCTGCCAATGAAGGTGTTTGAATATTAAACAATGTATGCTTTGTGTCTATTTTTCTAACACCTGTATCGTTTATATGCATGTGACCTCCAAAATGAATCTTAATACCGGCATTGGCAAATGCTTTTGCAACAGCTTCATCTGGAACTCTGTGTAACTGCATTTTATCTGCTCCAAAAAATTGTTTTAAATCTGCTGATGCAGCATCATTGAAATCAATCATAGGATAATGACTAAAGGCTATTAAAACTTTATCATTTCGTTTTGCTTCTTCTGCAACTTTTTTAACCCAATTAATTAAATGATTTTTGTACAACAGCACATTGTTATAGCCCACACTTGCACTAGAAAAATCGTTAGGATTGTCCTTTAAACCCGATAAATTTTCATTAGGCACATATACATTGGCGTCTATCGCTAATAGCCAAACATTTTTTACGGGTTCTGCCAAGTAACTCGCATCTGGAAGCAACAAACTAGTATTTTTAATGGGATATACTCTTTTATCTAAATCAGCTTCTTTTAAAGCTTCATCAAAGTTGTAATTTTCATACTTGTATTCTGAAAAAGGAGTTTCCCAATACAAATCGTTTATTTTAGGAAAAAAACCAAAATCAGACATTTCATGCATCATCTCCTTATAACCCCAATTCTTAATATCGGAAGTTATAATAGGTTCTAATGCATTTTCGTTTAGCACTGAAGTAATTTTAAAACTGGTAATAATTTGTTCTTTACCATCTTGCCCTAAAAAGTCTGTTTTTTTAGCTTCTTGAGAAAATGGTCTTACAGCATCATGATTTCCTGTGGTTACATAAAAAGACATGCCATACTTTATTGAATATTCATTAAGTATGCGTCTTAGCCCTCTAATATGTATAGGTTGTCCATCATCACTAAAATCACCTGGAAGTGCAACTAATTTTATGCCTCTTTTTGCTATATCATTTAATGCTGTTATAAAGGCAAAGTAATTTTCATTAAAAATTCTTGTAGACTGTAATTGCGAACTCATTGTTCTGATATTTGCATACTCCCCTGTTAAAGGGTTTTTAATTCCTTTATAAGTATGATCTTGAAATTCTCCATAAATATCTGCAAAATGAGCATCGGCAATAAAGGCTATCTGAACATGCTCTATATCTTTTTCCTGTTTGGCTTTACAAGAGCTTAAAGAAAACAATAGTAATAAAACTCCTAACAGTTTAACCATAACACTATTTTAGTATTTCTAAATGAATTAGTTCCTCTTTTTTGTTTCAGAAGGAAAAGCATATGATTTTTTCCATCCTCCTAAATCAATTAAAATTTGATCTAACATAACACCAGAATCTACCATCCAAACTTTTAAAGTATGCTTTCCAGCCTTATTTACAATTTGTTTTACAGATTGTACACTCGCATTTTTAAGTACATTTTGTTTCCATGTGTCACTTCTTCCAAACGTTTGGAAATCGACTAGTACAGGTTCTGCATCATCAATAGATACTGCGCAACGAACACCGCGTCCTTCATGAATGGCATGTGTTGGGACTGCTTGTAAGTTCAGATCAACTTCTCCGAAATTAAAGGTATAAAAATCATACTCTAATGAAGGACTATTTTTTTGTATCAAATTTAAATCAGTTATCGAACTTGTACTTCTTGGCAATGCTGCAATGACTTTGCCAGTATACCCCATGCCATCATATATTTCCCATTTCGCTTCCTTTCCAGTAATATTTCGTGTCGGATTTTCAGCATGTATGGATACAAAACCTTTGTCTTCTATAAAGCCTTTATAACCTTCTAATACTTTTAATTTCGGATTAAAAACTGACACACCAATTGTTACTGTGCTATCTGCACTAACAAAATCAATCGCACTATTCACTTTATAACTTGGCGGAATTAATTGAAAATCATGCCCTAAAGGCGCTTCTTTTTTGTTTTCTCCTGTTGGCACTTTATCCCAATCTATACTTACCCATAAGCGTTTTTCTTGTTTACTGTTAACATTAGTTAGTATACCTTCGGTTTCTGAAATTTTAATCCAATCACTTTTCGGTATTGCTTTCCATTCTACTTTCCCTTCTCCTTTTAAAAATATATCCATAAAGTAATGGTTGTCTGTATAGCTATTAAAAACTGGTAAAACATCAGCAAAACTGTTTACAATGTCATGATTTACTTCCATTTCATAACCTTCTAACGCGATCCCTAATGTTGGTTTTTCTTTTGAACCTACAACGGCATAAGCTGGTTTAGAAAACACTGGTAAAAATCTAGGTTGCATCGTCATGATATGATTCCATTTGCCTTCTGCTAGCGTTTTATTATAATAATCTGTTTCTTTTAAAATACGATTATATGCATTTTCCGATTGTTCACTATAAAAATTTGCACTCAATTTTCCTTGTTGAGATACAAACTTATTTTTATAGAAATACAACCACTTCTCACTCAGTTTTGAAGCACCAATTACTGGGTAATAAACCAATTGATAAAAAGCAGCTTTACGGTTTTCTGGAACCTTTTTATATAAACGCTCTGCCGTTTCAACTATAATCTCGTAAGCGTTTATTTTACATGTTACCTCATCACCATAATGATACTGAGTCAACGTTGTTTCACCTGCTTTAGTAACAGGTTCTACCTCACTCCAAGCCATAAATTCTGGACGTCTTATATACGACAACCTGTTATTTTCAAATAATAAATTAGTTGTCTCTGAAGCTATATGAGCTCCAAATTCTCTGGTTGCCCAAGTTTTCATATGTTCCTTTACAGATACGCTTTTTTCAAAAGGCTTCATATCCCAAGCCATGTCTAAAAACAATTCTATATTGTATTCATGAGGTTTGATATCTCCGCAGTTCAAAATCCATAAATCTCTAGATTTAAATTCGTAAGCTTTAGACATTTCTTCCCACATTAAAACAGGGTTTGTAGAGTTTAGCCATAAATAATCGTGCGGTCTTCCCCAGTAAGATGTATGGTAATAAACACCTGCACCACCTTTACGTTTTTGTTCATCAGGTGTGCTTAATTGTCGGATGTAACCATAATTATCGTCAGTCCAAACAAGTGTGATATCTTCTGGTAAATTCAATCCGTTTTGGTAATAGGTTAAAACCTCTTTATAAGGTACAAAAGCTTGCGGAATGGTATTTGGATTTTTCTTAGTTTCCTGTTTTAAAATAGCTCTTTGATCTGTAATTATTTTTTCTAATAATTTTACTTGTTGATCGGTATCATCTTCCCCAACAATCATTGGTGAATCGTGTTCACCTCGCATACCTGTGGTGTAAATATTTTCAAACTTCGCCGTTTCTTTGACCCGCTTTTTAAATAAGTTTTTTATAACTTCAGAATTGGTGTCATAACGATACTCACCCATCGTTTCATGATTCCATTCTGTATTAATGTTACTTAGCATAGGTTCAGCATGCGAAGTTCCTATAACAATGGCATAATCATCTGCCACTTGTTTATTTTCTGGATACGAATAAAAAGGTTTTGTGCTTCGGTGCATCGCAGGCCATATGGTGTTTGCTCGTAAGCGCAATAGTAATTCGAATACTTTTGCGTAGGTTTTTGGCCCCATATCACCCGTTTCTGGCTCATAATTTAAAGCAGCCCAACGTTGTAAGCCCCAATCTTCATCGTTTAAAAACACACCTCTATATTTTACCGAAGGTTCGCCATATATTTTTGTGTGTATGGATAGTATTAATTCTTCCTTTTTATCTGGCGTCACATCTGCCCACCATTCCCAAGGCGAAACATTTAACATTCTAGAAACCTCTAACAAACCATAGGCGGTTGCTCTTCTATCGGAACCAACAATAACCAATGCTTTTTCAATACCTTTAAATGGGTTTTCTACGACTTCAATTTTATATGTTTCCCATTTCCCTTTTACTTGAGAAATATCTATTTTCTGTTTTGATACTAAGCCATCAATCCATTTACTTTTACCAAGTGTTCCGGCGATGATAGAAAATTTACCAACGGTATTTATTTCAATAGTTTTATTAGAAATATGATGAATATCGCGTGCTAAAATATCGGCCGCTATTTCTACAACTTTGGCATCTTTTTTATCGATTAGAATACTCGCTTTTTCTTGTCCTGATACTATAGAAAATGAGTTTTGTGCACTTAAATCATTCGACAAAATAATGAGTAACAAAAGAATACTATGATACTTAATTTTAAACATGTCTTATTTTTTAATTTTTTCGTAATTATTTCCTTTAAAACTGACTTTAAAAGAATATTTATAGAGTTTCGTTGGTATGTAATAATCTGTTGAAATCACCTGAGCACTAGAAGCCTTTGCTTTTTCAAATCGGGTATAATCATTCGATTTTATTATAAAAATCGCTGTCATTTTTAATAATTGTATTGAATAGGCTGCATTTTAGCGGTTAGAGTTACAATACGACTTCGGTATTTATCATATAATTCCTTAACAACAACTCGAGCATTACCTTGGGCATCAATTGGAAAATCTTTTCGATCGGTTACCCAATTCCATTCCCACTGTTTTATAGTCTCATCGAATGCGTTTTGATCAAAATGCTTCCAATCTTTTTTAACGGTTGCAAAAAACTGTTCCCATCTGGGTTTGTAAAAATCGGAAAATAATCCACTCCATTGTCGGTTGCTGTACTCATGTAATCTATTATTGGCATCTCCCCAAAGCGTAATTAAATCTCTTGCATTTTGTTCGTAAAGTGCCTTTTCTTGTTCGGTTTGCCCCCAACTTCTAGCATCTGCAATCCATGGACCAAGCAAGAAATCTTTTCGTGTGCCCAAAAGCATATCCATATCATCAATTAAGGCGATAAACTCGTTACTATATTTATCAAAATCGGCTTTATTATTGGCCTTATAAGCTGTGGTTATTTGTTGTTGCAATGGTAAAGCGTAGTTTGCTAGAACTTGTCGGGTTAAATCGACTAAATCGTATTCAAAACCATCTGAATCTTTATTTAACGGTATTGTTTTTACAAATAAATTCCAAGCCGGTAATAAATCTTCAGGCGCATAATTTAGCTTGGTTCTTGCCCATCGTCTATAGCCTTCAAATGTTGGTCTTGCCACAATAATAGATTCGGCACCATCGCGAATTACTTGTCCGTTATAAACGGTTTTCACCATAACATCCCAAGCTTTCAAAATATCTGTATTTGATTGCCCATAACGATTTAAAGTATAGCGCTCTAACCAAGTACTTAAATCTATTGGTGTATCTCGCCAGGTGTTATCGGTCATTAATTCATATAAAACAGGATTTTGCTCAATAGATTCCATGGTTAATCCAATTCCTTTTAACTTACCTGCATGGGCATCATTTAAGGCTTTGGCAGGTTCGCTGGCAACGGTTTCTATGCGACCAAACATGCTAATATTTCCGCCAAAACTGTGTAACATATTCCAAATCCATTGTTTTCCATAAAAGGCTTCGGTACGTTTCCAAACTGGTTCTATTTCTGAGGCTAAATCGAGAATAATCATTTTATCATCTGGAACAGGAGCCAATAACCCCTTAATTTGTGGTGCTTGCCAAAAATCTCTATGACTGTAAAACAACCACCCTTGCATCACCCAAACGGCATCGGGATCGGCAGATTTCATGCCTTCGTAAACCTTACTACTTAAATTAGATAAATATTCGGGGTCGTTAGATGGCGGTGTATTTTCATTAAACGTGTCGGCAGAATACAAATGATCTGTGCCGTAAATACGCTCTTGGGTTTCTAAGAATTTCTTTCCGATTTCAGCAAATAACGGATCGTTAGCATCTAGGATATACGTATCGGAAAAATCGTTCCCCCAATTGGTTTGTTTTAAATTAGCTTCAGGAAAAAAGGTTTTAAAAGACGCAGGAACATGCCCTGTAAACGCTGGTAAAACAGGTTTCATGCCTAATGCTCTTTCACGTTTTAAAATCTTTATTTGTAAATCGCGGTGCGTGTCTTTCCAATGTTGCGATAAAGGACCACCCCAACCATCTAAATTCCCCATCCAAAACCACGAAAAATAAGCTGGTCCGCTAAAAAAAGTGCTTAAATTAGCATCTGTAAAACCATAAGATTTATACACTTCGTCCCAAATATACTCTTCGCCTGTAATGGCTAATGGCATATTAATACCGTGTAAAGCCATCCAATCGATTTCTTTTTCCCAACGTTCCCAATCCCACCAACTCATAGTGTAATTAAACGTACAGTAGTTTAAATAATAGCGGTACTCGTAAGGTGTTTTTTTATGAACTAGTGTTTTTAAAGCAGGTAGTTTTTTTGGTAAATTAAGGTTTGTACCATTCCAAGTAATTTGGCTGTTTGTATATTCCTTTAAATAATAATAAAAAGCAGAAGCAATAGAAACGCCGTTATTACCACGTAAAATAATTTTATCGTTTTTGGATTCAATTTCAAACCAATCTTCTTCTTCGGATATTTTATCAATTTCTATAATAAACTGCGAAGCATGGTTTGGCGCAATACGTTTTATTAGCGCGCTTTCTGGCGAGTCGGTACTTGTTGTTTGCTTTTCTTCACAAGAAACAAACAGTAAAAAAACACAAAATAGGCTAATACTTAACTTCATTTCTTTTAAAATTTAATGGTTTCTGGAGCTATTTCATTTAAGTTATTAGTTACAGGAACTAAATAAAACGCATAACTATAATCGCCGCCTTTTATCTTAAATTCTTGGTGTGGTTCTGCTTTAAAAGACCATGTATTATCACCACCAACACCTTGCTGAATTAAATCTACATTAACAGTTAAAACCGTTCTTTCTTCCAACTCGTGTGTATGTGTTGCGGCGTCTATATTTTCGGTGCTGTATGGTAAAACACTAAAATTAATTGGTTTTTCGCCTTTTACTAACACACCTTGACCCAATGTATTTAACAAACTAAACCAACGTGTATCCATGTGGTTACCGTATTCCTCTGGAACAGCATAACCATAACTCATCGTATTCGCATCGCCTTTATACAACCCTAAAAAAGCACCCGAATTTCTATCTTGATAATTAGCTTGTGGGCCTTTCCCAAAATATTCTACTGCTTTGTATTGGTTGGCGATATCAAATTGCATTCCTATTTTAGGAACATCTGGCACGTTTTTATCAATGATAATAGTATGTGCAACTTTCACATAGCCATTACCTAAAATGGTATAAATTAAAGTAACTGCTGTTTTTGGATTTGAAATTTTTCCTTTTACAGTAATACTAATTTGTGTTTTATTAGAAGCATCAACCATTACGTTTTGCACTTTAAATTGATTTCCAGCAGTTTTCCAATCTACTTCGTTGGTTTTTTTCATAGATCGTCTGTACGCTGCTTCGTTTTCGGTTTGAGCACGCCAAAAGTTTAATTTTAAAGGTGTTTCAATAAGTTTGATGCCTTTTGAATTGTAAGATGAAATGTAACCCGTTGTTTTATAGACAATCAATTCTACTAATTCATTTTTTACGCTGATGGTTTTAGATGTTTCTGAAACTTCTAATGCCTCTTGACTTTGTATAGAACTTATGTTTTCTTCTGAAGATAAGTTTAAAGCAAACTGCTCTTGAAAAACAACATATCCTGCATTTTCCCACAAGGTATCTCCTTTTAACAAGCCTTTTATATTGATGGCATAATGACTACCAGCTTTCGCTGAAACTTTTTTGAATTTGACCGTAAACGATTCTTTTTGATAAGGTTTTGTATTTAAAGTTTCTAATTTTCCTGACTGGATGCTTTTTCCATTTTCTAAAAGCTCCCAAACCAAATTATATTTAGATAAACTAGAAGCATGATGACGGTTTAAAATTTCGAATTCGCCTTTTATTGCATTCACCTCTGAAATAACAACAGGTTGGTTTACTATTTTAGCTTCGTAAATTTCTGGTTTTGGTGTTCTATCGGCAGCCACAATACCATTTAAACAGAAACTACCATCGTTTGGCACATCTCCAAAATCGCCACCATAGGCAAAAAATTCTTTTCCATTTTCTCCTGTTTGCAAAATACCTTGATCTATAAAATCCCAAATAAAACCTCCCATGGCTCTATCATATTTATGTACAATATCCCAGTAGGTTTTGTAATTTCCTAGAGAATTCCCCATGGCATGAGCGTACTCACACATTAACACCGGACGTTTATCGAAACTCGTATTATTAATTAAACTTTCTAATTCGTTTGGTTGAGGATACATTCTACTTAACATATCTACCCATTTTGGATCGGTTGGATTACCAACATGCGATGGCCAAAAACTACTTTTATATCTCGGGTCAGTTGGGTCGCCTTGTGCGCCTTCGTAATGTACATAACGTGTTGGATCTAAATCTTTAATCCACCCAGACATTGCTGCATGATTAGGTCCTGTACCAGATTCATTTCCTAAAGACCAAATAACAATACTTGGGTGATTTTTATCGCGCTCTACCATACGAATTCCGCGTTCTAAAAAGGCATTTGCCCAAGACGCGTTATTAGATAATTTGCCTCCTAAGGCATGACTTTCTAAGTTGGCTTCGTCCATAACGTAAAGTCCGTATGTATCGCATAACTCGTAGAAATAAGGATTGTTTGGATAATGCGACGTACGAACAGCATTAAAGTTAAATTTTTTAATAAGCTGCACATCTTTTTCCATATCGGCTTTAGTAACCATTTTACCATTTATCATGCTATGGTCGTGACGGTTTACACCAATTAGCTTTACCGGATTTCCGTTTACCAAAAAGCGCCCTTTTTCATCGATTTCAACTTCTCTAAAACCAACTTTGGTACTGGTGTACTCAATAGCTTTACCGCTATTATCTTTAATCGTTAAAAGCAAGGTGTATAAGTAAGGTGCGTCTGCCGACCATGGTTTTGGATTTCTAACTACGGTTTCAATAATTCCGAAATACACATTATCTCTAGCTGGGTATTTTTCACCTAAAAAAGTCTTTAAAGGTTGCGTTTTTTCTGGAGTAACCTCGTTTCCTTCGGCATCTATTAATTGTGTGGTTAAGGACCAATTATCTACAACGGTTTGTAAAGGTGTATTACTGAAATGACCTACTTTTTCAATAAATTTATCTTCAATATTTACAGTGAATTGTGGTCTAATTTGCAATAAGGCATCTTGGTAGTTTTCATCAAAATCTGTTCTAACTGTAAAATCTGAAAGGCGCACTTTAGGAACCGCTTGCAAGAATACTTCACGTTCAATACCGCTCATTCGCCAGGTATCTTGATCTTCTAAATAACTACCATCGCACCAGCGGTAAACCTTTACAGCTATTTTATTTGTTCCTGTTTTTAGGTGTTTTGTAATATCGAATTCTGATGGCAATCTCGTGTCCTCACTATAACCAACAAACTCACCATTTACCCAAACATAGAATGCAGAAGAAACGCCACCAAAATGAAGAATAACGTCGCGTGTTTTCCATATTTCATCCACATTAAAACTTTTAACATAATGCCCAACAGGGTTGTCGCTATGGTTTATAAATGGCGGATTGTTAAAAAATGGATTGGTTGTATTGGTGTAGATGGCTTTTCCAAAACCTCGCATTTCCCAGTTTGAAGGCACATCTATAGTGGCCCATTGTGAGACATCGAAATCGGTATTTTGAAACGTATTAGACGCTTCGTTTGGTGTTGCTACCCAATTAAATTTCCAATCGCCATTTAGGGATTTAAAATATTTAGAATCTTCTCTACGATCTGCCTTTGCTAAACTGGCATTTTCGTATGAATAAAATGTTGCCTTTGCAGGTAACCTATTAATTTGATTGACGTTTGGATCTTCCCAAATATTGTTTTGCCCGAACAATAAAACAGGATACAATAAAAATAATATGCTTTTTAAAAACGATTTATTCATGTGTTTTTTTTAAGTTGTTTTTTAGACGATTAAAGCTTTTCTACTAATGTTGAAGCTTCAGCATCTAAAGTGGTGTTTTCGGTATCTTTTAATATAATTTGTTCTTTAGTGTCTTTGTTTAAAGTGATGTTGTTTATCTCTAAAGTCTTCACATCATCGAACACAAAAGCAGGACGAAAATCGGTGTCATCGAGTGTGAACTTTATGTTATCTAAACGAATACCTTGGGCATGCCTAACATAAAGACCATAAGCAGGATATTCGCCAAACATAGAGAACTCGGGAGATGCCGTAATTTCTTCTGGCACTAGATCCAAACGACTTAAAGGCATATACGCCATCCCTTTTGAGGCTTTACCAGGATAGTTAATTTCAATATTCTCTAGCGTTACATTTTCAATTTTATAACCCGGAATACCTACAATAGCCGATGAAAAAGGGTTATGAAAAAAATCGACTTCTGGCCCTCTTAAATCATAATTAATATCGGGTCTACCAAAAGGCACTTGCACTTTCATATTTTTAATAGTTACATTTTTAAGACTTCCTGGTTTTTCTCCAGAACGATGCCCTAATCTTAAAAAGATAGCATTTCCGGTATTTTCGGCGGTAATATTATTGACCGATACATTTTCTATAAAACCACCATCTACCGTTTGAATGGCAATTGCAGAACGAAACGTATCAAAAACCTTAATATCTTCAATAGTTATATTTTTAAAACCACCAATAGAAGCAGTTCCAAATTTAATAGCACTTGCACTAGAGCGAATGGTGCAATTAGCGATATAAACCGAATCGTTAAAATACCCCGGATAATACGATTTTAAACAAATAGCATCGTCTGCCGAATCGATATCGCAATTGGTTATTTTAACATTTTTACAGTCTGTTATATCGATACCATCGTTGTTCCAATACGCGCGATTAACAATTTTTAATTTATTAATAGTTAGGTTAGAACATAGCTCGAAAGACAAGCCCCAACAAGCGGCTTGTCCTACTTTTAATCCCTCAATTAAAATAGTGTTGCATTGCGAAAAACGAAACAGTTTTGGTCGCATGGTTTCATTTGGCCGGTGTCTGCGGGTGTTGTAATTTGGATCTACAGCAATACCTGCGTGATGCAAGCTATCTACTGCTATGGCCAAAGCCAACCCTTGCCCATCTATTTCACCTTTTCCTTTTAGAGCGATATTATTGGCTTTATGGGCTAAAATTAAAGCCAATTGAGAGTTATCGTCTTTTTTAGGAGAAGTTGGTCTATCCGGAAATTCCATTTTATAATAGTCCTTCGGGTTTGTGCTTCCTAATAACACAGCACCTTCTTCAAAATATAAAGTGACGTTACTTTTAAGTTGAATACTACCCGATAAAAAACGGCCTTTAGGGAAAACAACTTGTCCGCCATTATTTTTAAAAGCCGCATCTATCGCTTTTTGTAAGGCTTTGGTGTTTAAGGTTTTGCCGTCTGGAATGGCTCCAAAATTGGTAACTAAATAATCTTTAGGTTTATTTTCGACCTTTTGTTCTATACATTTAGCGCCGAGCAAAAACATTATTAAAATTGAAAAGCTGAATCTAATTATATTTTTCATTAATTATTTTTAATTCTTGGTTTTACGCATTAACCCATTGTCATGGTATGGTGAAATGGTGTATATCCTGTTAGATAAACATGCTCACCATCCGTATGCAAACTACCATTATGATAGGTGTAATCTTCACTCTCCAAGTTATTTATTCTTTCATGCTCCACTTTCCCTGGCCCAAATTGTATAACATCGGTTCCGGTGGATAATTCACCTAATCCAGATTTTAAAAAGTAATTCCCCTTTTCATCCTTTTGAACTCCAGAAATTACGCTTCCTTCTTTAAAACACATCTCTATTGTAACTTCAACATTTGGTGGCCCATCTACTTTGAAATCTAGATTTAAAACGCCATTATTTTCGGTAATTTCAATAACTGAAACTTGTGTTTTTACGTCTACTTTTGTTCTCGAATCAAAAGCCATTTTATTCCAAAACCTTCCATCTTGTGAAGGAGATAGTTTATAATCACCCGTATCTTGTTGAAATTCGTCTGCAAGTGGTTGATAATAATCGCCTTGTTTTGTTTCCTTTAAAATATACGTATTTCCTTCTTTCACTATACCATCACTACTAAAATAGCCCATTCTAAAAAACGTCGTAGATAATCGCATGTATTTAAGAATGGCATCACCTTTTCTAAACATTAAAAAATTTGGATTTGATGATCTACCAGATACGATCATAATTGGTTTATCGTTTCCACCAAATAGCGTTATAGACGTTTTTCCGCGTCGAATTCGAGCTAAACTGGAGTTCGTAAAAAACTTTTCAAAATCATTTTCTATTTTATAATTAAGGGAAACTTCATTTTGAAGTTCGCTATTTTCCATAAAATTAACCAAGGTATGCGATAAAATTTCGGTAGTAAAATTAGGAAGCCTTTCTATAAGATGTACCATATGTACAAATATTGGATTCTTGGTACGAATGGCCATATAACGATATTGTAAATAAAATTTAGAAACATCTAACTCCATAAATTGATCCTGTCTTCTAGAATCAACAGTTACTAAATCACCATTAGTTTCTGTATAATAGTAGTACGTTATGAGGTTTGTATTTACTTTATTTAATAAATCTGGTTTATTAAGCAATCTAGCCATGGCTATAAGTGCCTTATCAATAACGTTCGAATACACACCACTTCGCTCCAAATAATGTCCATCATTATTTAAATAAACACCTTCTGCTAACCACTGGTTAA
The genomic region above belongs to Mariniflexile litorale and contains:
- a CDS encoding metallophosphoesterase, which produces MVKLLGVLLLLFSLSSCKAKQEKDIEHVQIAFIADAHFADIYGEFQDHTYKGIKNPLTGEYANIRTMSSQLQSTRIFNENYFAFITALNDIAKRGIKLVALPGDFSDDGQPIHIRGLRRILNEYSIKYGMSFYVTTGNHDAVRPFSQEAKKTDFLGQDGKEQIITSFKITSVLNENALEPIITSDIKNWGYKEMMHEMSDFGFFPKINDLYWETPFSEYKYENYNFDEALKEADLDKRVYPIKNTSLLLPDASYLAEPVKNVWLLAIDANVYVPNENLSGLKDNPNDFSSASVGYNNVLLYKNHLINWVKKVAEEAKRNDKVLIAFSHYPMIDFNDAASADLKQFFGADKMQLHRVPDEAVAKAFANAGIKIHFGGHMHINDTGVRKIDTKHTLFNIQTPSLAAYKPAYKILNILSDFEFEVETVVLNSVENFNSLFPFYEQEYTHLEATKHVKIWNKDILKSVDYKDFTEWHLKELVRLRFLKKDFPTDFLDSFLKLSGKGLLEVNKDSLETNKQLMLNNLLISDFKTWTGFDMIYDFYRLRNADELAVKDIGDNRLKQYRIVCNELEKTNNKSFVLWAKIFQKTLKGAPSNHFKINIKTNSVKRID
- a CDS encoding Ca2+-dependent phosphoinositide-specific phospholipase C, producing MTAIFIIKSNDYTRFEKAKASSAQVISTDYYIPTKLYKYSFKVSFKGNNYEKIKK
- a CDS encoding glycosyl hydrolase 115 family protein, with product MFKIKYHSILLLLIILSNDLSAQNSFSIVSGQEKASILIDKKDAKVVEIAADILARDIHHISNKTIEINTVGKFSIIAGTLGKSKWIDGLVSKQKIDISQVKGKWETYKIEVVENPFKGIEKALVIVGSDRRATAYGLLEVSRMLNVSPWEWWADVTPDKKEELILSIHTKIYGEPSVKYRGVFLNDEDWGLQRWAALNYEPETGDMGPKTYAKVFELLLRLRANTIWPAMHRSTKPFYSYPENKQVADDYAIVIGTSHAEPMLSNINTEWNHETMGEYRYDTNSEVIKNLFKKRVKETAKFENIYTTGMRGEHDSPMIVGEDDTDQQVKLLEKIITDQRAILKQETKKNPNTIPQAFVPYKEVLTYYQNGLNLPEDITLVWTDDNYGYIRQLSTPDEQKRKGGAGVYYHTSYWGRPHDYLWLNSTNPVLMWEEMSKAYEFKSRDLWILNCGDIKPHEYNIELFLDMAWDMKPFEKSVSVKEHMKTWATREFGAHIASETTNLLFENNRLSYIRRPEFMAWSEVEPVTKAGETTLTQYHYGDEVTCKINAYEIIVETAERLYKKVPENRKAAFYQLVYYPVIGASKLSEKWLYFYKNKFVSQQGKLSANFYSEQSENAYNRILKETDYYNKTLAEGKWNHIMTMQPRFLPVFSKPAYAVVGSKEKPTLGIALEGYEMEVNHDIVNSFADVLPVFNSYTDNHYFMDIFLKGEGKVEWKAIPKSDWIKISETEGILTNVNSKQEKRLWVSIDWDKVPTGENKKEAPLGHDFQLIPPSYKVNSAIDFVSADSTVTIGVSVFNPKLKVLEGYKGFIEDKGFVSIHAENPTRNITGKEAKWEIYDGMGYTGKVIAALPRSTSSITDLNLIQKNSPSLEYDFYTFNFGEVDLNLQAVPTHAIHEGRGVRCAVSIDDAEPVLVDFQTFGRSDTWKQNVLKNASVQSVKQIVNKAGKHTLKVWMVDSGVMLDQILIDLGGWKKSYAFPSETKKRN
- a CDS encoding alpha-N-acetylglucosaminidase, whose product is MKLSISLFCVFLLFVSCEEKQTTSTDSPESALIKRIAPNHASQFIIEIDKISEEEDWFEIESKNDKIILRGNNGVSIASAFYYYLKEYTNSQITWNGTNLNLPKKLPALKTLVHKKTPYEYRYYLNYCTFNYTMSWWDWERWEKEIDWMALHGINMPLAITGEEYIWDEVYKSYGFTDANLSTFFSGPAYFSWFWMGNLDGWGGPLSQHWKDTHRDLQIKILKRERALGMKPVLPAFTGHVPASFKTFFPEANLKQTNWGNDFSDTYILDANDPLFAEIGKKFLETQERIYGTDHLYSADTFNENTPPSNDPEYLSNLSSKVYEGMKSADPDAVWVMQGWLFYSHRDFWQAPQIKGLLAPVPDDKMIILDLASEIEPVWKRTEAFYGKQWIWNMLHSFGGNISMFGRIETVASEPAKALNDAHAGKLKGIGLTMESIEQNPVLYELMTDNTWRDTPIDLSTWLERYTLNRYGQSNTDILKAWDVMVKTVYNGQVIRDGAESIIVARPTFEGYRRWARTKLNYAPEDLLPAWNLFVKTIPLNKDSDGFEYDLVDLTRQVLANYALPLQQQITTAYKANNKADFDKYSNEFIALIDDMDMLLGTRKDFLLGPWIADARSWGQTEQEKALYEQNARDLITLWGDANNRLHEYSNRQWSGLFSDFYKPRWEQFFATVKKDWKHFDQNAFDETIKQWEWNWVTDRKDFPIDAQGNARVVVKELYDKYRSRIVTLTAKMQPIQYNY